In Ectothiorhodospiraceae bacterium 2226, a single window of DNA contains:
- a CDS encoding transcriptional regulator, with amino-acid sequence MDSEELVRQADLPLNRDAFMRQLIRILSGALEDVVGLQEARGFITLVGQEMGEQLDADYRRALSLPRLEREQVAAVLVDLKRRIKGDFYIISQDDEKIVLGNRACPFADEVQDRESLCMMTSNVFGTIAAENLGYAKVVLDETIARRDPECRVVLYLTPSAEATAAPGDEYFQS; translated from the coding sequence ATGGATTCAGAAGAACTGGTACGCCAGGCAGACCTGCCGTTGAACCGCGACGCGTTTATGCGTCAGCTCATCCGCATCCTCTCGGGGGCGCTCGAGGACGTCGTTGGCCTGCAAGAAGCCCGGGGTTTCATCACCCTGGTGGGGCAGGAGATGGGCGAGCAGCTGGACGCCGACTATCGGCGCGCGCTGTCCCTGCCGCGGCTGGAGCGCGAACAGGTGGCGGCGGTGCTGGTCGACCTGAAGCGGCGTATCAAAGGCGACTTCTACATCATCTCCCAAGACGACGAGAAGATCGTGCTCGGCAATCGCGCCTGCCCGTTCGCCGACGAAGTGCAGGACCGCGAGTCGCTGTGCATGATGACCTCCAATGTCTTCGGCACTATCGCGGCCGAGAACCTCGGGTACGCCAAGGTCGTGCTGGACGAGACCATCGCCCGCCGGGATCCCGAGTGTCGCGTGGTGCTCTACCTCACACCCAGCGCCGAAGCGACTGCGGCGCCGGGTGACGAGTATTTCCAAAGCTGA
- a CDS encoding EAL domain-containing protein — protein sequence MDALAQIGLADAVPEPLVLIDLEGKVLDLNAAARRITRLEPGVRLEDAVEDEDSHTRALVRRWARAAASMPATVKWRGQGARGLNWTAVRVPGVLGKPSGVLLRGAGRLVGVGRFLQLARELEKQRDALRALHASRAALSLSHAKLAVTLESIGDAVITTDIEGRVDFVNPVAEQLTGWSPAEAIGRPLSEVFSIINEFTRKPAPNPVAACLAEGRTVGLANNTALIARDGSEYIIEDSAAPIRAPDGTLLGAVLVFRDATGARLARRQLEYLAHHDTLTGLHNRYYFEQQVEQALHLARRAARRYAMLYIDLDRFKAINDTAGHSVGDEVLSEIGQLFARRARRGDVLARLGGDEFGLLLADVDAGAALAAAKLLLQALAEHSFSYRERRFRIGASIGVALVDPAFTSTAEVLRRVDIACYVAKHSGRNRIHLYDPADEGQMDGLGELHRVSEIKDALAHQRLELHFQPIVPLHPNEQARAFEVLVRLRSRDGHLMLPGRFLPTAERYGLMPSVDRYVVENTFRLLDDLHRTGEEARFSVNLSATSLGDPELLELIKRRLRESDVAPGSLIFEITETAAVTHMDKAGVFIQDLQALGCGFALDDFGTGFSSFAYLKYLPVDHVKIDGVFVRDVVTNTVDRQMVRSINQIAHALNKRTVAEFVESEDVLDCLREVGVDYVQGYHTGRPAPWAHYA from the coding sequence ATGGACGCCCTCGCGCAGATAGGGTTGGCGGACGCCGTGCCGGAGCCGCTGGTGCTGATCGATCTCGAAGGCAAGGTGCTCGACCTGAACGCCGCGGCGCGGCGGATCACGCGCCTGGAGCCGGGCGTGCGGCTGGAGGACGCCGTGGAGGATGAAGATTCCCACACGCGCGCCCTGGTGCGTCGCTGGGCTCGTGCCGCGGCGAGCATGCCGGCTACCGTCAAGTGGCGCGGGCAGGGCGCGCGCGGGCTGAATTGGACCGCGGTAAGGGTGCCCGGTGTGCTGGGGAAGCCCAGCGGGGTGTTGCTGCGCGGCGCCGGCCGCCTGGTGGGCGTGGGCCGGTTTCTGCAACTCGCGCGTGAGCTCGAGAAGCAGCGCGACGCCCTGCGCGCGCTGCACGCCAGCCGCGCGGCGCTGAGCCTCAGCCACGCCAAGCTGGCCGTGACGCTGGAGAGTATCGGCGACGCGGTGATCACCACCGACATCGAGGGCCGCGTGGACTTCGTCAACCCGGTCGCCGAGCAACTCACCGGGTGGAGTCCGGCCGAGGCGATCGGGCGTCCGCTGTCCGAGGTGTTCAGCATCATCAACGAGTTCACCCGCAAGCCGGCGCCCAATCCGGTCGCGGCCTGCCTTGCCGAGGGACGTACCGTGGGGCTGGCGAACAACACCGCCCTGATCGCGCGGGACGGGTCCGAGTACATCATCGAGGACTCCGCGGCGCCGATCCGCGCGCCCGACGGCACCCTGCTGGGGGCCGTGCTGGTGTTTCGCGATGCCACCGGCGCGCGCCTTGCGCGGCGCCAACTCGAGTACCTCGCGCATCACGATACGCTCACCGGCCTGCACAACCGTTACTACTTCGAGCAACAGGTGGAGCAGGCCCTGCATCTGGCACGGCGCGCGGCGCGACGCTACGCCATGTTGTATATCGACCTCGACCGCTTCAAGGCCATCAACGACACCGCGGGGCACTCGGTCGGCGACGAGGTGCTGTCGGAGATCGGTCAGCTGTTCGCGCGCCGGGCGCGCCGCGGCGACGTGCTGGCGCGGCTGGGCGGAGACGAGTTCGGGCTGTTGTTGGCCGACGTGGATGCCGGTGCGGCGCTGGCCGCCGCCAAGTTGTTGCTGCAAGCCTTGGCCGAACACAGCTTCAGCTATCGTGAGCGGCGGTTTCGCATCGGCGCCAGCATCGGCGTCGCGCTGGTCGATCCCGCGTTCACCTCCACCGCCGAGGTACTGCGCCGGGTGGACATCGCCTGTTATGTGGCCAAGCACAGCGGCCGCAACCGCATCCACCTCTACGACCCCGCCGACGAGGGCCAGATGGACGGCTTGGGCGAGTTACACCGGGTGAGCGAAATCAAGGACGCGCTGGCCCACCAGCGCCTGGAGTTACATTTCCAGCCGATCGTGCCGCTGCACCCGAACGAGCAGGCGCGCGCCTTCGAGGTGTTGGTGCGCTTGCGGTCGCGCGACGGCCATCTAATGCTGCCGGGTCGGTTCCTTCCCACCGCGGAGCGCTACGGGCTGATGCCGAGTGTGGACCGCTACGTCGTCGAGAATACCTTCCGCTTGTTGGACGACCTGCACCGCACCGGTGAGGAGGCTCGCTTCAGTGTGAACCTGTCCGCCACCTCGCTGGGGGACCCGGAGTTGCTCGAACTCATCAAGCGGCGCTTGCGGGAGTCGGACGTCGCGCCCGGCTCTCTGATCTTCGAGATCACGGAGACCGCGGCGGTGACGCACATGGACAAGGCCGGCGTGTTCATCCAGGACCTGCAGGCCCTGGGTTGCGGCTTCGCCCTGGACGATTTTGGGACCGGATTCTCGTCGTTCGCCTATCTCAAGTACTTACCGGTGGATCACGTCAAGATCGACGGCGTGTTCGTGCGTGACGTGGTGACCAATACCGTCGACCGACAGATGGTGCGCTCCATCAATCAGATCGCCCACGCCCTCAACAAACGCACGGTGGCCGAGTTCGTGGAGAGCGAGGACGTCCTCGACTGCCTGCGCGAGGTGGGCGTGGACTACGTACAGGGCTACCACACCGGTCGCCCCGCCCCCTGGGCGCACTACGCCTGA
- a CDS encoding dihydrofolate reductase family protein — protein sequence MHKQLQAEESFAPVDDVLRLYPLPSVTRPLRGLYLDHALHRLGSATRPFVYTNFILSADGRIYHRDPHSGRREVPPTLANARDWRLYQELAAQADVVLTTARHLRAVAAGRHIGLLGVDEAQHVDLAAWRAAHGLPRHPAVAVISRELDIPADALRAHYPGPLVVVTARAADARRAGALQAAGIRVLRAGRKNVEGAALRRALGEAGFRRIYSIAGARVLHTLLAGDSVDRLYLTQAQVLIGGERFGTLTTGPTLHPARGFRLHALYLDRGTPAGADQLFVCLARDAHAPAAD from the coding sequence TTGCACAAGCAACTTCAGGCCGAGGAGAGCTTCGCCCCCGTGGACGACGTACTGCGCCTCTACCCCTTGCCGAGCGTGACGCGCCCCTTGCGCGGCCTGTATCTCGATCACGCCTTGCACCGCCTGGGCAGCGCGACCCGCCCCTTTGTATACACCAATTTCATCCTCAGCGCGGACGGGCGCATCTACCATCGCGACCCGCACAGCGGGCGCCGCGAGGTCCCGCCCACGCTGGCCAATGCGCGCGACTGGCGCCTGTACCAGGAACTGGCCGCGCAGGCCGACGTGGTACTGACCACGGCGCGTCACCTGCGCGCGGTGGCGGCGGGGCGCCACATCGGCCTGCTCGGGGTGGACGAGGCGCAGCACGTCGACCTGGCCGCCTGGCGGGCGGCGCATGGCCTGCCCCGGCACCCCGCCGTGGCGGTGATCAGCCGGGAACTCGACATCCCGGCCGACGCGCTGCGGGCGCACTATCCGGGCCCGCTCGTGGTGGTCACCGCCCGGGCCGCCGACGCCCGCCGCGCCGGCGCTCTACAGGCCGCAGGTATCCGCGTACTGCGCGCCGGCCGCAAGAACGTGGAGGGGGCCGCTCTGCGGCGGGCCCTGGGCGAGGCCGGATTTCGGCGCATCTACTCCATCGCCGGTGCGCGGGTGCTGCACACCCTGCTGGCGGGGGACAGTGTGGACCGCCTCTACCTCACCCAGGCGCAGGTGCTGATTGGCGGCGAGCGTTTCGGGACGCTGACGACAGGCCCCACCCTGCATCCCGCGCGCGGTTTTCGACTACACGCGCTCTATCTCGACCGCGGCACGCCGGCGGGCGCCGACCAGTTATTCGTCTGTCTCGCGCGGGACGCGCATGCGCCGGCCGCCGACTAG
- a CDS encoding PAS domain-containing protein produces MTLARDDGFMLAGDWLPEPVLLIDGQGILIDANGAARAYFGEARLRSGGRLHALLADAERLEPQLERWRRTRTPMPVTLPWLSAERQVWAWQARLVQAGGESRDVRILLRASPASAPSRFFALNRELNVERRARRELQVRRAELAEREARVRATLGAAGVGTWEWDIDAGRVTWSPELEEAHGLAPGSFGGTVSDALADIHPEDAPRVTAAIERARRGLSDYEVEYRIVRPDGQVRWVEAKAHVTRDPEGNALRLSGVCMDVTARKEADLARRESERRFRVMADAAPVMIWLAGTDRLRSYFNRGWLEFTGRPPISEAQGGWTQGVHPEDRARCDAEYRRAFEARTPFKVEYRLCRHDGVYRWVLDHGIPRFDTNGSFAGYIGSAIDITPRREMEHALREQADRLAELDRRKDEFLAMLAHELRNPLAPIAAAAQLLSAKARDSASVEWAAQMITRQTAHLAHLVDDLLDVARITRGRVTLQRQVVALGEVVERALETARPLIEGNAHRVHLTLPDEPLYADADPVRLVQVVGNLLNNAAKYSEPERRIWVTLAREEGAAVLRVRDEGSGIEPDMLPRVFDLFAQAQDTLARSRGGMGLGLTLARRLVELHGGSMDAHSEGAGKGAEFVVRLPVLVDTGAAAAREAAGEDRNAVQVPRRVLVVDDNDDIREALAALLREAGHTVDAVDGGPAALEAVRRRMPDIVFLDIGLPEMDGYEVAARLRAEHGARPYLVAFSGYGQAQDIARAKAAGFDHHLLKPGTFERVEALIAQCPVAPVTSTSET; encoded by the coding sequence ATGACATTAGCGCGTGACGACGGCTTTATGCTGGCGGGGGACTGGCTGCCGGAGCCGGTATTGCTCATCGACGGACAGGGCATCCTGATCGACGCCAACGGCGCGGCGCGGGCGTACTTCGGCGAGGCCCGGTTGCGCTCGGGGGGGCGCTTGCATGCCCTGCTGGCCGACGCCGAGCGTTTGGAGCCGCAGTTGGAGCGGTGGCGGCGGACGCGGACGCCGATGCCCGTCACGCTGCCCTGGCTTAGCGCCGAGCGCCAGGTCTGGGCCTGGCAGGCCCGCCTGGTGCAGGCCGGCGGCGAATCGCGCGACGTGCGTATTCTTTTGCGCGCCTCGCCGGCCAGTGCGCCGAGCCGATTCTTCGCCCTCAACCGGGAGCTGAACGTCGAGCGGCGCGCGCGCCGCGAGTTACAGGTGCGCCGCGCGGAGCTGGCCGAGCGGGAGGCGCGCGTGCGCGCCACGTTGGGTGCGGCGGGGGTGGGTACCTGGGAGTGGGACATCGACGCCGGCCGCGTGACGTGGTCGCCGGAACTCGAGGAGGCGCATGGGCTCGCGCCCGGCAGCTTCGGCGGCACGGTGTCGGATGCGCTGGCCGACATCCATCCCGAGGATGCGCCGCGGGTCACGGCGGCGATCGAGCGCGCGCGGCGGGGCCTGAGCGACTACGAGGTGGAGTACCGCATCGTGCGGCCCGACGGGCAGGTGCGGTGGGTGGAGGCCAAGGCGCATGTGACCCGCGACCCCGAGGGCAACGCCCTCCGTTTGAGCGGGGTATGCATGGACGTCACGGCGCGCAAGGAGGCCGACCTCGCGCGGCGCGAGAGCGAACGCCGTTTCCGGGTGATGGCCGATGCCGCGCCGGTGATGATCTGGTTGGCGGGCACGGACCGTCTGCGCAGTTACTTCAATCGGGGGTGGCTCGAGTTCACCGGCCGCCCGCCGATAAGCGAGGCGCAGGGCGGTTGGACGCAGGGGGTCCATCCCGAGGATCGCGCGCGCTGCGACGCCGAGTACCGCCGCGCCTTCGAGGCGCGGACACCGTTCAAGGTCGAGTATCGGCTGTGCCGCCACGACGGCGTGTACCGTTGGGTGCTGGACCACGGCATTCCGCGCTTCGACACCAACGGCTCCTTCGCCGGCTACATCGGCAGCGCAATCGACATCACGCCCCGGCGCGAGATGGAACACGCCCTGCGCGAGCAGGCCGACCGGCTGGCCGAACTCGATCGGCGCAAGGATGAGTTTCTCGCCATGCTGGCGCATGAACTGCGCAATCCCCTAGCGCCCATTGCGGCGGCGGCCCAGTTGCTGTCGGCCAAGGCGCGCGATTCCGCGTCCGTGGAGTGGGCCGCGCAGATGATCACACGCCAGACGGCGCACCTCGCGCACCTGGTGGACGACCTGCTGGACGTGGCGCGCATCACCCGCGGGCGGGTCACCCTGCAGCGTCAGGTGGTGGCCCTGGGGGAGGTGGTGGAGCGCGCGCTGGAAACCGCGCGGCCGCTGATCGAGGGCAACGCCCACCGGGTACACCTTACGCTGCCCGACGAGCCACTGTATGCCGACGCCGACCCGGTGCGGCTGGTGCAGGTGGTTGGCAATCTGCTGAATAACGCCGCCAAGTACAGCGAGCCTGAGCGACGCATTTGGGTCACCCTGGCGCGGGAGGAGGGCGCGGCCGTGCTGCGCGTGCGGGATGAGGGTAGCGGCATCGAGCCCGACATGCTGCCGCGCGTGTTCGATCTGTTCGCCCAGGCGCAGGACACCCTGGCCCGCTCGCGCGGCGGGATGGGGCTGGGTCTGACCCTGGCGCGTCGGCTGGTCGAGCTGCATGGGGGTAGCATGGACGCTCACAGCGAAGGCGCGGGCAAGGGAGCCGAGTTCGTCGTGCGCCTGCCGGTGCTGGTCGATACCGGCGCCGCTGCCGCGCGCGAGGCAGCGGGCGAGGACCGCAACGCAGTTCAGGTGCCGCGTCGGGTGCTGGTGGTGGACGACAACGACGACATCCGCGAGGCCCTGGCAGCCTTGCTGCGCGAGGCGGGCCACACGGTCGACGCGGTGGACGGCGGACCCGCGGCGCTCGAAGCGGTGCGCCGCCGCATGCCGGATATCGTCTTCCTCGACATCGGTCTGCCTGAGATGGACGGCTATGAGGTCGCCGCGCGGCTGCGCGCCGAGCATGGCGCGCGGCCGTATCTGGTGGCCTTCTCCGGCTATGGTCAGGCGCAGGACATTGCGCGTGCCAAGGCGGCCGGCTTCGACCATCACCTGCTCAAGCCGGGCACCTTCGAGCGCGTCGAGGCGCTGATCGCCCAGTGCCCGGTGGCGCCCGTGACCTCCACGTCCGAAACCTGA
- a CDS encoding endonuclease/exonuclease/phosphatase family protein: MARIQVAVATYNVHRCIGRDGRRDPARVAQVIRELRAPIVGLQEVETVFSGEPDQHQLNFLSEATGMAAIPGPTFFRTDGHYGNVLLTNADVADIRRHDVSVARREPRGILDVDLELGGHRLRVLNLHLGLSWRERDRQISKLEDLVHEPRPEPLVVMGDFNEWWPWSPRLHRLHKRFGHRTDMRTFPARWPLLSLDRIWVRPAALVRGAEVCKSRLARVASDHLPLRVELLVEPAARRS, encoded by the coding sequence ATGGCCCGCATCCAGGTCGCCGTGGCGACCTACAACGTCCATCGCTGCATCGGGCGCGACGGCCGGCGCGACCCGGCCCGCGTCGCGCAGGTCATTCGCGAGTTGCGCGCGCCCATCGTGGGCCTGCAGGAAGTGGAGACGGTGTTCAGCGGGGAACCCGACCAGCACCAGCTCAACTTCCTGTCCGAGGCCACCGGCATGGCCGCCATCCCCGGCCCGACCTTCTTCCGTACCGACGGCCACTACGGCAACGTGCTGCTCACTAACGCCGATGTCGCCGACATCCGGCGGCACGACGTGAGCGTGGCACGGCGCGAACCGCGCGGGATCCTGGACGTGGACCTCGAACTCGGCGGCCACCGGCTACGGGTGCTGAACCTGCACCTCGGGCTGTCCTGGCGTGAGCGCGACCGGCAGATCAGCAAGCTCGAGGACCTGGTGCACGAACCCCGTCCCGAGCCGCTGGTGGTCATGGGGGACTTCAACGAGTGGTGGCCGTGGAGCCCGCGCCTGCACCGGCTGCACAAACGCTTCGGGCACCGCACCGACATGCGCACCTTCCCGGCCCGCTGGCCGCTGCTTTCCCTGGACCGCATCTGGGTACGCCCGGCCGCGCTGGTGCGGGGCGCGGAGGTCTGCAAAAGCCGCTTGGCGCGGGTGGCCTCCGACCACCTGCCGCTGCGCGTGGAGCTGTTGGTCGAACCGGCAGCGCGGCGGAGCTAG
- a CDS encoding VTT domain-containing protein, giving the protein MDQPILEMGRNCWRIERAARVTPLIDADAFYHAFCQALERAERSVMLLGWEINTQTALPCTSRGTPDTPLAEVLAQALAQNPKLQIRILMWDFALIYAMERELLAGWRLSWRARRRLTYRVDNRHPFGASHHQKVIVIDDKVAFSGGLDISKCRWDTRAHLGHDPRRTDPAGVHYQPFHDVQIMVDGEAARALGDLARARWERATGQRLKAPRRLTTGDPWPPDYPPWFEDVEVAIARTQAVYGGDAEIREVERLFSDSIARASRWIYFENQYFTSRLIELALTESLQREDGPEIVMVLPRHSLGWMEQHTMDVLRARLLRRLTRADRHGRLRLYHPVVPELGDQCFKVHAKVTIVDDRLARIGSANLSNRSMGLDSECDLAIEARPEQEVLRGRIADLRNDLLAEHLGVETDEVARTLHREGSLIQTVERLRRGERTLAPLDYEVPPDWDREVPEDDIVDPHHPLAPEEVTATMLPQDQRRTGKRRGLGFALLIAGVLALAALWRWTPLADYVDFEAMQAWLSAVQGHPLAPAAVIGAFVVLGVVAVPLTALVAVTVLIFGPFLGFTYALTGSLASASAGYAIGSWGGSDFVRRFAGARIRDLSEKLGQRGILMMITVRVLPVAPFLIINLVAGASHIRFRDYLIGTTIGMVPGLLALAVFIDRIEAAIRDPGLGTLVAAIVVGVLVVAALLLVRRWLGGQPDKQTA; this is encoded by the coding sequence ATGGACCAACCGATACTCGAGATGGGCCGCAATTGCTGGCGCATCGAACGTGCCGCGCGCGTCACACCGCTGATCGACGCGGACGCCTTCTATCACGCCTTCTGTCAGGCCCTGGAGCGGGCCGAGCGCTCGGTCATGCTGCTGGGCTGGGAGATCAACACCCAGACCGCGCTGCCCTGCACCAGCCGCGGCACGCCCGATACGCCGCTGGCCGAGGTGCTGGCCCAGGCGCTGGCGCAGAATCCCAAGCTGCAGATCCGCATCCTGATGTGGGACTTCGCGCTGATCTACGCCATGGAGCGGGAGCTGCTGGCGGGCTGGCGGCTGTCCTGGCGCGCGCGCCGGCGCCTCACCTACCGGGTGGACAACCGACACCCCTTCGGGGCCTCCCACCACCAGAAGGTGATCGTGATCGACGACAAGGTCGCCTTCTCCGGCGGCCTGGATATCAGCAAATGCCGCTGGGACACGCGCGCGCACCTGGGCCACGATCCGCGGCGCACCGATCCGGCGGGCGTCCACTACCAGCCGTTTCACGACGTGCAGATCATGGTGGACGGCGAGGCCGCGCGTGCCTTGGGGGACCTGGCGCGCGCGCGCTGGGAGAGGGCCACCGGGCAGCGCCTGAAGGCCCCGCGGCGCTTGACCACGGGGGATCCCTGGCCGCCGGACTATCCGCCGTGGTTCGAAGACGTGGAGGTCGCCATCGCCCGTACGCAGGCGGTGTACGGCGGGGACGCGGAGATCCGCGAGGTCGAGCGCCTGTTCAGCGACTCCATTGCCCGCGCCTCCCGCTGGATCTACTTCGAGAACCAGTACTTCACCTCGCGCCTGATCGAACTGGCGCTCACCGAGAGCCTGCAGCGCGAGGACGGGCCCGAAATCGTCATGGTGCTGCCTCGCCACTCGCTCGGCTGGATGGAGCAACACACCATGGACGTGCTGCGCGCGCGGCTGCTGCGGCGCCTGACGCGGGCCGATCGCCACGGTCGGCTGCGGCTCTACCATCCGGTGGTACCGGAGCTCGGCGACCAATGCTTCAAGGTGCACGCCAAGGTCACCATCGTGGACGACCGCCTGGCGCGCATCGGCTCGGCCAACCTCTCCAACCGCTCGATGGGGCTCGACAGCGAATGCGACCTCGCCATCGAGGCGCGGCCCGAACAGGAGGTGCTGCGCGGGCGGATCGCCGACTTGCGCAACGACCTGCTCGCCGAGCACCTCGGCGTCGAGACGGACGAGGTGGCGCGCACCCTGCACCGCGAAGGCTCGCTCATCCAGACCGTGGAGCGCCTGCGCCGCGGCGAGCGCACCCTCGCCCCACTAGACTACGAAGTACCGCCCGACTGGGACCGTGAGGTCCCGGAGGACGACATCGTCGATCCGCACCATCCGCTCGCTCCGGAAGAGGTCACCGCCACCATGCTTCCCCAGGATCAACGTCGCACCGGCAAAAGGCGCGGGCTCGGCTTCGCGCTGCTGATCGCCGGGGTGCTCGCTCTGGCTGCGCTGTGGCGCTGGACACCGCTGGCCGATTACGTGGATTTCGAAGCCATGCAGGCGTGGCTAAGCGCCGTGCAGGGCCATCCGCTCGCGCCGGCGGCGGTCATCGGCGCGTTCGTGGTGCTGGGGGTGGTGGCGGTTCCCCTGACCGCCCTGGTGGCGGTCACCGTGCTGATCTTCGGCCCCTTCCTGGGGTTTACCTACGCGCTCACGGGTTCGCTCGCCTCGGCCTCGGCCGGTTACGCCATCGGCAGTTGGGGCGGCAGCGATTTCGTACGCCGCTTCGCCGGTGCGCGCATTCGCGACCTGAGCGAGAAGCTCGGCCAGCGCGGGATCCTGATGATGATCACCGTGCGTGTGCTGCCGGTGGCGCCGTTCTTGATTATCAACCTGGTGGCCGGCGCCTCGCACATCCGCTTTCGCGATTACCTGATCGGCACCACCATCGGCATGGTGCCGGGGCTGCTGGCGCTCGCGGTGTTCATCGACCGCATCGAGGCCGCGATTCGCGACCCTGGCCTGGGCACGCTGGTGGCCGCCATCGTGGTCGGCGTGCTGGTGGTCGCGGCGCTGCTGCTGGTACGCCGCTGGTTGGGCGGCCAACCCGACAAACAGACCGCCTGA
- a CDS encoding TonB-dependent siderophore receptor, translating into MSPSFPRRTLAASIALLCAPSLAFAQSALPRIDVIGGGEAVERTPGSAQVIQAETLERDQPVSTQDALRRVSGINVVETDGYGLFPRIGVRGLNPDMSKKVLLLEDGAPIALGPYTDPAAYYSPPVERMERIEVLKGSGSLRYGPSTIGGAINYVTKDPSLEPGGAVTLRGGSDAFGSLMLDYGGTWDNASASVSLLRKQGDGWRENSQFETNDLVLKSGFGMGPDQFLGFKFTYYDSDQQATYLGLTQREFEENHLQNRAENDWINVRRYSFDVNHEWQLSPHLTWRTLVYTNQADRDWWRQSFAFDAASGYNELQDENAGRLRNFRVGGIDTRLEVAHQTFGVDNELDLGVRLHTETLDNQRVDGASATARSGTIREDDVRRADAAAVFAQNRFNLTERWAVTPGMRVETYEQRRTIHRWDGIDQNTASASRNTEVIPGVGTTYRLADATTVFAGVHRGFAPPRVQDAIANDGEAADLEAERSTNYEIGVRGQLDRVRYEVAAFRYDFTNQLVQSSEAGGTAATQLTNAGETLNQGIELSAGLPLFGGLAFDVNYTWVADAKLTSTRIIGGVDREGNRLPYAPEHLLNATLSYTQGPWSGAVQASYVGEQYADFENTEAPTADGRRGLIPSYTVWNLSAGYQVSGDTRLFGTVKNVFDEKYIASRAPQGIFPGMARQVMVGLESRF; encoded by the coding sequence ATGAGTCCGTCCTTTCCGCGGCGCACGCTCGCCGCCAGCATTGCCTTGCTGTGCGCGCCGTCCTTGGCGTTTGCACAAAGCGCCTTGCCACGTATCGACGTGATCGGCGGCGGCGAAGCCGTGGAACGCACGCCGGGCTCGGCGCAGGTGATCCAGGCGGAGACCCTGGAGCGCGATCAGCCGGTCTCGACCCAGGATGCGCTGCGTCGGGTGTCGGGCATCAACGTGGTGGAGACGGACGGCTACGGCTTGTTTCCACGCATCGGGGTGCGCGGGCTGAATCCCGACATGAGCAAGAAGGTGCTGCTGCTCGAGGACGGCGCGCCGATCGCGCTGGGCCCGTACACCGATCCCGCCGCCTACTACAGCCCCCCCGTGGAGCGCATGGAACGCATCGAGGTCCTGAAAGGCAGCGGCTCGCTGCGCTACGGTCCGTCCACCATCGGCGGGGCGATCAACTACGTCACCAAGGACCCGTCGCTGGAGCCGGGCGGCGCCGTGACCCTGCGTGGCGGCTCCGACGCCTTCGGCAGCCTGATGCTCGACTACGGCGGCACCTGGGATAACGCCTCGGCGAGTGTCAGTCTGCTGCGCAAGCAGGGCGATGGCTGGCGCGAGAACAGCCAGTTCGAGACCAACGATCTGGTACTCAAATCCGGCTTCGGCATGGGCCCCGATCAGTTCCTCGGCTTCAAGTTCACCTACTACGACAGCGATCAGCAGGCGACCTACCTGGGGCTCACGCAGCGCGAGTTCGAGGAGAATCACCTACAGAACCGCGCCGAGAACGACTGGATCAACGTGCGCCGGTACAGCTTCGACGTGAACCACGAGTGGCAGCTCAGCCCCCACCTGACCTGGCGCACGCTGGTGTACACCAACCAGGCCGACCGCGACTGGTGGCGGCAGAGCTTCGCCTTCGACGCGGCGAGCGGTTACAACGAGCTGCAGGACGAGAACGCCGGGCGCCTGCGCAACTTCCGCGTCGGCGGCATCGACACGCGCCTGGAGGTCGCCCACCAGACCTTCGGTGTCGACAACGAGCTGGACCTCGGCGTGCGCCTGCACACCGAGACCCTGGACAACCAGCGCGTGGACGGCGCGAGCGCCACCGCGCGCTCGGGCACCATCCGCGAGGACGACGTGCGCCGCGCCGACGCCGCGGCGGTGTTCGCACAGAACCGCTTCAACCTCACCGAGCGCTGGGCCGTCACCCCGGGGATGCGTGTGGAAACCTACGAGCAGCGGCGCACCATTCACCGCTGGGATGGCATCGACCAGAACACGGCGTCGGCCAGCCGCAACACGGAGGTGATTCCGGGTGTCGGCACCACCTACCGCCTGGCCGACGCGACCACGGTGTTCGCCGGCGTGCATCGCGGCTTTGCCCCGCCGCGCGTACAGGACGCCATCGCCAATGACGGCGAGGCGGCCGACCTGGAGGCCGAGCGCAGCACCAACTACGAGATCGGCGTGCGCGGCCAACTCGACCGCGTGCGTTATGAGGTGGCCGCATTCCGCTACGACTTCACCAACCAGCTGGTGCAATCCAGCGAGGCGGGCGGCACCGCCGCCACGCAGCTGACCAACGCGGGTGAGACGCTCAACCAGGGCATCGAACTCAGCGCCGGTCTGCCGCTGTTCGGCGGCCTGGCCTTCGACGTGAACTACACCTGGGTGGCCGACGCCAAGCTGACCAGTACGCGCATCATCGGCGGCGTGGATCGTGAGGGTAACCGTCTGCCGTATGCGCCCGAGCACCTGCTCAACGCGACCCTGTCGTACACCCAGGGCCCGTGGAGCGGCGCGGTGCAGGCGAGTTACGTCGGCGAGCAGTACGCCGACTTCGAGAACACCGAAGCGCCCACGGCCGACGGCCGTCGCGGCCTGATTCCCTCCTATACGGTGTGGAACCTCAGCGCCGGGTATCAGGTGAGCGGCGACACGCGCCTGTTCGGCACCGTCAAGAATGTGTTCGACGAGAAGTACATCGCCTCCCGCGCGCCGCAGGGCATTTTTCCCGGTATGGCGCGCCAGGTGATGGTGGGCCTGGAGAGTCGGTTCTAG